TGTTTTTTGCATCAGCGCGTCAGAATAGGAAATGAAGATTTCACCAGGCTTTGCGTTTTGCGCTTTTGCTAGAAAACGAATTCGGTCTGAAGTAACTCTCGAGTTTGGATAAAGACCCGAATAAGGCGAAACATCAAACGACGGCAGAATATAGCTCTGACGAGTTGGGTCAAAGAACTCTAGAAGCTGCTGAAGTTTTGTCGCTTCTTGCAGACTTCCAACCACAACTAAGTGCGGCAAGCCGTTGATTTTTTTAGAGTATGTTTGCGACAAAAAGAAAGCAAGCGCAAGCGGGGAGGCAGCCCCGGTTACTTGAATTTTTCCTCGCGATGTTTCAAAGGCTCTTTCAAGAATTGTTTCAAGCCTTGTGTGCGTAAGTTCGGCTTTCATCGGTTCACGTATCCTGCCACGCTTATCGCCTTGTATCCATTCATATTTCTTGGTTTTAACCGTCGACACATATATAACTAACTCTGCTTAAATGAAATCCAAATAATAATCCAACTTTGGAGGGTTCAGTGCCACTCGGTGGAGTCATATTCATCGTCATCTTCATCGCGCTTTTCGGAGCGTTCTTGCTATGGGTTGCAACCAAAACAGGCGGCAAACCTATTTATCACCCGATTAAGTACGAACCGTATGAGTGCGGTATTCCGGCGCTTGATAAGAAAGACACAAAGGTATCAGTAAAGTACTACCTTACTGCGATCCTTTTCATCTTGTTCGATATCGAGATCATCTTCATGTATCCGTGGTCAGTTTCTTTCCGCGAATTCATCGCTGCTGGTAACGGTGGTTTGGTGTTCTTTGCGATGGTTGAATTCATTGCGATCTTTGTATTCGGTTTGTTCTGGTTAGTTAAAGCAAGAGCCTTGGAGTGGGACTAGAAAATGGGAATGGGTAAAGATATTTTCGAAATTACCGTCAATGGTTTAAAACTTATCGTCATCTTCTTGATGATGGTTCAAGCAGTTCCATTGCTTGTATGGGTAGAGCGTCGTGGTTCTGCCTTCATCCAAAACCGCCTTGGTCCAAATCGTGTTGGTCCTTTGGGTTTAATGCAGCTTCTTGCTGATGCCGTGAAGTTCTTAACAAAAGAAAACTTCGTTCCAGATACAGCAAAACCACTTCTGTACTATGCAGCTCCAGTGTTTGCGTTGATTCCGGGCGCGGTGGCATTTGCCGCGATTCCAATGGCGACACCAATTTTGGTGGATTCATTTGAAATGTTTGGCCAAACATGGGGTCCTTACACTTTCTTAGTGCAAGGTTACGACATGGGCGTTGGCATCGTATTCATCCTAGGTGTTTCGTCGCTTGCGGCGTACACACTTTTGATGGCGGGTTGGGGATCAGGCAATAAGTACTCTTTGATGGGTGCTTTGCGTGCTTCTGCTCAAACAATTTCTTACGAACTTGCTTTGGGTCTTTCAATCGTTGGCGTGATCATGCTTTATGGAACTTTCAATCTGACTGAAATGACTTTGGCTCAACAAGGTCCATTGCAGTTCGTGTTCATGGGTCACACAGTGACGGGACCAGACTGGTTGCCAAACTGGGGTATCTTCTATCAACCTCTGGCAGCTCTTTTGTTCTTCACAACAACTTTTGCTGAATCAAACCGTTTGCCATTCGACTTGGCAGAGGGTGAATCAGAACTAGTTGCGGGTTTCCACACCGAGTACGGCGGTTTCAAATTCAACATGTTCTTCATCGGTGAGTACGGTCACATGATGATCGCTTCTGGTTTGATGGCTTTATTTTTCTTTGGTGGATTCAGCATTCCAGGTGTGACAGTTGCGGAAGTTCAGCAATGGGCTTCATCTGTAGCGCCAACAGCAGGTAAAGCAAGTGCGCTAACAGCACTTCTTCACTTCTTATCATTCTTCGTGAAATTTGCTTTCTTCCTTTGGGTTTTCATCTGGGTTCGTTGGACGCTTCCACGCTTCCGTTATGACCAGTTGATGGACTTCGGCTGGAAAAACCTACTTCCGTGGGCTTTGGCAAATACGATTATCACAGCTTTGATCATCTTCATCGCTGCGAGCTAGGAGTTTAACGTGTCAGCAGATGCTTTCTTATTTTGGTTCTTGGCGATTGTCACATTGGTTAGCGGTCTTAGTGTGGTTCTTTTATCGAACCCGATTTATTCAGCTTTATCACTTGCGATGACAATGGTTGGTATTTCAGCTTTGTTCGTAACCTTAAATGCTTACTTTATCGCCGGTGTTCAGCTAATCGTTTACGCCGGAGCCGTGATGGTTCTATTCGTAATGGTGATCATGCTTTTCGACTTAAAAACAGATCTTCAAGCTTTCACCCGCGGCAAATTCACTGGAGCAGTTAAGATTGCTTCTGTTGGATTGTTAGCTGGTTTGGTTGTGGGTGCGATTGCGATGTCTGTAGGTCTTCTAACTGAAAAAACCACAGACAATATCGTAACTACAGGCGCAGGCATGGAGTCTACAAAGGCTCTAGGTATGGCGTTGTTCAATAAATATATCTTTGGATTTGAAGCTTTAGGGATCTTGTTACTGGTTATCGCAGTAGGTGCCGTGGCTTTGGCGCGCAGTAAAGGTGGAACACATGAACACTGATTTTATTAACAACATCGGCCTGACACACTATCTGGTTCTTGCCGCCTTATTGTTCGTAATGGGTATGGCTGGGGTTCTTCTTCGCCGTAACGTGATCGTTCTTTTGATGTCGGTTGAATTGATGTTGAACTCTGTAAACTTAACGTTTGTAGCCTTCAGTAAATACTTGGGTCTGATTGATGGGCACATCATGGTGTTCTTCGTAATGACTATCGCCGCTGCAGAGGCGGCGGTGGGCTTGGCCCTAGCCGTATCAATCTTTAAACGTTTTAACGAAG
This is a stretch of genomic DNA from Bdellovibrio reynosensis. It encodes these proteins:
- a CDS encoding NADH-quinone oxidoreductase subunit A, coding for MPLGGVIFIVIFIALFGAFLLWVATKTGGKPIYHPIKYEPYECGIPALDKKDTKVSVKYYLTAILFILFDIEIIFMYPWSVSFREFIAAGNGGLVFFAMVEFIAIFVFGLFWLVKARALEWD
- a CDS encoding complex I subunit 1/NuoH family protein, translating into MGKDIFEITVNGLKLIVIFLMMVQAVPLLVWVERRGSAFIQNRLGPNRVGPLGLMQLLADAVKFLTKENFVPDTAKPLLYYAAPVFALIPGAVAFAAIPMATPILVDSFEMFGQTWGPYTFLVQGYDMGVGIVFILGVSSLAAYTLLMAGWGSGNKYSLMGALRASAQTISYELALGLSIVGVIMLYGTFNLTEMTLAQQGPLQFVFMGHTVTGPDWLPNWGIFYQPLAALLFFTTTFAESNRLPFDLAEGESELVAGFHTEYGGFKFNMFFIGEYGHMMIASGLMALFFFGGFSIPGVTVAEVQQWASSVAPTAGKASALTALLHFLSFFVKFAFFLWVFIWVRWTLPRFRYDQLMDFGWKNLLPWALANTIITALIIFIAAS
- a CDS encoding NADH-quinone oxidoreductase subunit J translates to MSADAFLFWFLAIVTLVSGLSVVLLSNPIYSALSLAMTMVGISALFVTLNAYFIAGVQLIVYAGAVMVLFVMVIMLFDLKTDLQAFTRGKFTGAVKIASVGLLAGLVVGAIAMSVGLLTEKTTDNIVTTGAGMESTKALGMALFNKYIFGFEALGILLLVIAVGAVALARSKGGTHEH
- the nuoK gene encoding NADH-quinone oxidoreductase subunit NuoK, which produces MNTDFINNIGLTHYLVLAALLFVMGMAGVLLRRNVIVLLMSVELMLNSVNLTFVAFSKYLGLIDGHIMVFFVMTIAAAEAAVGLALAVSIFKRFNEVNIRFFEHLKG